In one Diabrotica virgifera virgifera chromosome 5, PGI_DIABVI_V3a genomic region, the following are encoded:
- the LOC114331187 gene encoding uncharacterized protein LOC114331187 isoform X2 — protein MKIFGYKREKNLNQGTCVFKTKKMKLNLIVIAFAICIYGVQSHAVPGSSEISPESAQALLNIVKKLLEESKNPVHVQKKVIEKTQTLKNKLEITHSERSLIPDLQYLVALILNGLGDVVRLLLPPGQDLYHVIAKGLQKVVRWFVHDNEPLLELLDKLIVAGENIARVAINSAIRILLGQPLVTFIV, from the exons AtgaaaatatttgggtataaaaGGGAAAAAAATCTGAATCAAGGCACTTGTGTTTTCAAAACTAAGAAGATGAAGCTTAACTTGATTGTCATTGCATTTGCGATCTGCATTTATGGTGTTCAATCACACGCTGTACCAGGGTCTTCAGAAATTTCTCC aGAAAGTGCTCAGGCTCTTTTGAATATCGTAAAAAAGCTGCTCGAAGAATCTAAAAACCCAGTACACGTACAAAAAAAGGTTATTGAAAA AACTCAAACTCtaaaaaataaacttgaaataaCTCATTCAGAACGTAGCCTAATCCCAGATTTGCAGTATTTGGTTGCACTCATACTTAATGGATTGGGGGATGTAGTTAGACTTTTATTGCCTCCTGGTCAGGATCTCTACCAT GTCATCGCTAAAGGTTTACAGAAAGTTGTACGGTGGTTTGTTCACGACAACGAACCATTGCTAGAGCTCTTGGACAAACTCATCGTTGCTGGAGAGAATATAGCGAGAGTAGCAATTAATAGTGCGATAAGAATCCTTCTAGGACAACCTTTGGTTACTTTTATTGTTTGA
- the LOC114331187 gene encoding uncharacterized protein LOC114331187 isoform X5: MKLNLIVIAFAICIYGVQSHAVPGSSEISPTQTLKNKLEITHSERSLIPDLQYLVALILNGLGDVVRLLLPPGQDLYHVIAKGLQKVVRWFVHDNEPLLELLDKLIVAGENIARVAINSAIRILLGQPLVTFIV; this comes from the exons ATGAAGCTTAACTTGATTGTCATTGCATTTGCGATCTGCATTTATGGTGTTCAATCACACGCTGTACCAGGGTCTTCAGAAATTTCTCC AACTCAAACTCtaaaaaataaacttgaaataaCTCATTCAGAACGTAGCCTAATCCCAGATTTGCAGTATTTGGTTGCACTCATACTTAATGGATTGGGGGATGTAGTTAGACTTTTATTGCCTCCTGGTCAGGATCTCTACCAT GTCATCGCTAAAGGTTTACAGAAAGTTGTACGGTGGTTTGTTCACGACAACGAACCATTGCTAGAGCTCTTGGACAAACTCATCGTTGCTGGAGAGAATATAGCGAGAGTAGCAATTAATAGTGCGATAAGAATCCTTCTAGGACAACCTTTGGTTACTTTTATTGTTTGA